Proteins from one Stenotrophomonas aracearum genomic window:
- a CDS encoding SDR family NAD(P)-dependent oxidoreductase → MSTSTSRIVLVTGGSRGLGRNAALALAADGADIVLTYRNQADAANEVVAQIQALGRRAAALPLDVADSAAFPAFADAVRAQLQAWGETRLQGLLNNAGEGLHAMIADTTTAQFDHLVAVHLKGPYFLTQALLPLLGDGGRILNVSSGLARFALPGSSAYAMMKGGIEVFSRYLAKELGARGISANTLAPGAIATDFGGGRVRDDEAINAMVAGNTALGRAGKPDDIGPVVVALLSPATGWINAQRVEASGGMFV, encoded by the coding sequence ATGAGTACTTCGACTTCCCGCATCGTGCTGGTCACCGGTGGCAGCCGTGGCCTTGGCCGCAACGCCGCCCTCGCGCTCGCCGCTGACGGTGCCGACATCGTGCTGACCTATCGCAACCAGGCGGACGCGGCCAACGAGGTCGTTGCGCAGATCCAGGCGCTGGGTCGTCGTGCCGCCGCGCTGCCGCTGGACGTGGCCGACAGTGCCGCGTTCCCCGCGTTCGCAGATGCCGTGCGGGCGCAGCTGCAGGCCTGGGGCGAAACCCGCCTGCAGGGCCTGCTCAACAATGCCGGTGAAGGCCTGCACGCAATGATTGCCGACACCACCACCGCCCAGTTCGACCACTTGGTAGCGGTGCATCTGAAAGGCCCGTACTTCCTGACCCAGGCGCTGCTGCCGCTGCTCGGCGATGGCGGCCGCATCCTCAATGTCTCCAGCGGGCTGGCCCGTTTCGCACTGCCGGGCAGTTCGGCCTACGCGATGATGAAAGGCGGCATCGAGGTGTTCAGCCGGTACCTGGCCAAGGAACTGGGCGCGCGCGGGATCAGTGCCAACACGCTGGCGCCGGGCGCGATCGCGACCGACTTCGGCGGTGGTCGTGTGCGCGACGATGAGGCGATCAACGCCATGGTCGCCGGGAACACCGCATTGGGCCGCGCGGGCAAGCCGGACGATATCGGTCCGGTGGTGGTCGCGCTGCTGTCGCCGGCCACCGGCTGGATCAACGCACAGCGCGTGGAAGCATCGGGCGGCATGTTCGTCTGA
- a CDS encoding LysR family transcriptional regulator produces MDRLDQLRSFLRVAELGSFTAAAEQLGLPKASVSLAVQRLEAELGVQLLHRTTRRVRLSADGAQFQQRARDLLDDMEDLQGMFRRDTGQLKGRLRVDMSSGLARQWMIPHLPGFLDRHPGLEIELSGTDRRVDLVREGFDCVLRVGPLDDNTLVARPIGAMHIVNCASPGYLAAHGVPRSVEDLATHALVHYVGTLGQRSPGFEYHDGQGYRSVPMRGAVTVNSGEAYSAAALAGLGIIQVPRLGARQALAAGQLVEVLPDCVAEPMPVTLLYAQRRHLPRRVSAFMDWVAELLGPELARRD; encoded by the coding sequence ATGGATCGCCTCGATCAGCTGCGCAGCTTCCTGCGGGTCGCCGAACTGGGCTCGTTCACTGCCGCGGCCGAACAGCTCGGCCTGCCCAAGGCCAGCGTGTCGCTGGCCGTGCAGCGACTGGAGGCGGAGCTCGGCGTGCAGCTGCTGCACCGGACCACCCGTCGCGTGCGGCTCAGCGCGGACGGCGCACAGTTCCAGCAACGCGCGCGCGACCTTCTGGACGACATGGAGGACCTGCAGGGCATGTTCCGCCGCGACACCGGCCAGCTCAAGGGCCGGCTGCGGGTGGACATGTCCAGCGGGCTGGCCCGGCAGTGGATGATTCCGCACCTGCCCGGCTTCCTCGACCGACATCCGGGGCTGGAGATCGAGCTGAGCGGCACTGACCGCCGTGTCGACCTGGTCCGCGAGGGCTTCGACTGCGTGCTGCGGGTGGGGCCGCTGGACGACAACACGCTGGTCGCGCGCCCGATCGGGGCGATGCACATCGTCAACTGCGCCAGCCCCGGCTACCTCGCTGCGCACGGGGTGCCGCGCAGCGTGGAGGACCTGGCAACCCACGCGCTGGTGCATTACGTGGGCACGTTGGGCCAGCGCTCGCCGGGTTTCGAGTACCACGACGGCCAGGGGTACCGCAGCGTGCCGATGCGCGGCGCGGTCACGGTCAACAGCGGCGAGGCCTACAGCGCAGCGGCGCTGGCCGGGCTCGGCATCATCCAGGTGCCCCGCCTGGGCGCACGCCAGGCGCTGGCCGCGGGGCAATTGGTGGAAGTGCTGCCGGACTGCGTGGCCGAGCCGATGCCGGTCACCCTGCTCTACGCCCAGCGCCGGCACCTGCCGCGCCGCGTGTCGGCGTTCATGGACTGGGTGGCCGAACTGCTCGGCCCCGAACTGGCGCGCCGGGATTGA
- a CDS encoding MFS transporter: MSEPLDALASAARTPRAEQHATRAAFFLPGFATAAWAPLVPFAKTRTGLDEGTLGLVLLCLGAGSLLAMPLAGVLAARHGCRAVMVATLLMVVASLPLLAIAPSPWTLGLALFVFGAGVGACDCTMNIQAVMVERDSGKPMMSGFHAFYSIGGAVGAAAMTALLSLQLAPLWVCVLGSLAMLAVLALSVRYWRRDRAPSGAPVFAIPHGVVLAIGVLCFVAFLAEGAMLDWSAVFLHEVQQVPPDRAGLGFMTFAIAMTVTRLVGDGVVAKLGRLRAILLGSIVGALGFGVATFAGTLPLALLGYALIGLGCANIVPALFSMAGNQKAMPESLAIPAITTLGYAGVLAGPALIGFVAQASSLVFAFCLVAAALLLVGISARWVKA; the protein is encoded by the coding sequence ATGTCCGAACCGCTCGACGCGCTCGCCAGCGCCGCCCGCACCCCGCGCGCCGAACAACACGCCACCCGCGCCGCATTCTTCCTGCCCGGTTTCGCCACCGCCGCGTGGGCACCGCTGGTGCCGTTCGCCAAGACCCGCACCGGCCTGGACGAAGGCACGCTGGGACTGGTGCTGCTGTGCCTGGGCGCAGGCTCGCTGCTGGCGATGCCGCTGGCCGGGGTCCTGGCCGCCCGGCATGGCTGCCGCGCGGTGATGGTCGCCACCCTGCTGATGGTGGTGGCCAGCCTGCCGCTGCTGGCCATTGCCCCGTCCCCGTGGACACTCGGCCTGGCGCTGTTCGTGTTTGGCGCCGGCGTGGGCGCCTGCGACTGCACCATGAACATCCAGGCGGTGATGGTCGAGCGCGACAGCGGCAAGCCGATGATGTCCGGCTTCCACGCGTTTTACAGCATTGGCGGCGCGGTCGGTGCCGCCGCGATGACCGCGTTGCTGTCGCTGCAGCTGGCACCGCTATGGGTGTGCGTGCTCGGCTCGCTGGCGATGCTGGCCGTGCTGGCGCTCTCGGTGCGGTACTGGCGCCGCGACCGCGCACCCAGCGGCGCGCCGGTGTTCGCGATACCGCATGGCGTGGTGCTGGCGATCGGCGTGCTGTGCTTCGTCGCGTTCCTGGCCGAAGGCGCGATGCTGGACTGGAGCGCGGTATTCCTGCACGAGGTGCAGCAGGTGCCGCCGGACCGCGCCGGGCTGGGCTTCATGACCTTCGCCATCGCCATGACCGTGACCCGGCTGGTGGGCGACGGCGTGGTGGCGAAACTGGGCCGGTTGCGCGCGATCCTGCTCGGCAGCATCGTCGGTGCGCTGGGCTTCGGCGTGGCCACGTTCGCCGGCACGCTGCCATTGGCGCTGCTGGGCTATGCGCTGATCGGCCTGGGCTGCGCCAACATCGTGCCGGCGCTGTTCTCGATGGCGGGCAACCAGAAGGCCATGCCGGAAAGCCTGGCCATTCCGGCGATCACCACGCTGGGCTATGCCGGCGTGCTGGCGGGGCCGGCGCTGATCGGCTTCGTGGCCCAGGCCAGCAGCCTGGTCTTTGCGTTCTGCCTGGTTGCAGCGGCGCTGCTGCTGGTCGGCATCAGCGCCCGCTGGGTCAAGGCCTGA
- a CDS encoding M14 family metallopeptidase yields the protein MNDTRFYPIGTPNQPWGAAEKAEWRARQVPVRSYANDVVPKLDALRDRFDVTQYGTLDYTPHTYPLFAVRSKNWNPSLPSVLVTGGVHGYETSGVEGALQFLDTRAADYAGRANVLVVPCVSPWGYERIQRWNADAIDPNRSFVADSPAQESAALMALLAPLREGMVMHIDLHETTDSDESEFRPALAARDGKPFEPGLIPDGFYLVDDTENPQPAFQQAVNAAVEQVTHIAPADDRNEIIGSAVVAPGVIQYPLKTLGLCASITGARFTTTTEVYPDSPRATPQQCNDAQVAAVCAAIDYALAH from the coding sequence ATGAATGACACCCGCTTTTACCCCATCGGCACCCCCAACCAACCGTGGGGCGCCGCCGAAAAAGCGGAATGGCGGGCAAGGCAGGTGCCGGTGCGCTCATACGCCAACGACGTCGTCCCCAAACTGGACGCATTGCGCGACCGGTTCGACGTCACCCAATACGGCACCCTGGACTACACCCCCCACACCTACCCATTGTTCGCGGTGCGCAGCAAGAACTGGAATCCGTCACTCCCGTCCGTCCTCGTCACCGGCGGCGTCCACGGGTACGAAACCAGCGGCGTGGAAGGCGCGCTGCAGTTCCTCGACACCCGCGCAGCCGACTACGCCGGCCGCGCCAACGTGCTGGTGGTGCCGTGCGTGAGCCCGTGGGGCTATGAGCGCATCCAGCGCTGGAACGCCGATGCCATCGACCCGAACCGCTCGTTCGTGGCCGACAGCCCGGCCCAGGAATCCGCCGCGCTGATGGCCCTGCTCGCGCCGCTCCGCGAGGGCATGGTCATGCACATCGACCTGCACGAAACCACCGACAGCGACGAGTCCGAGTTCCGACCGGCGCTGGCCGCACGCGACGGCAAGCCGTTCGAGCCCGGCCTGATTCCCGATGGCTTCTACCTGGTCGACGACACCGAAAACCCGCAGCCGGCGTTCCAGCAGGCGGTCAACGCGGCGGTGGAGCAGGTCACGCACATCGCCCCGGCCGATGACCGCAACGAAATCATCGGCTCCGCCGTGGTCGCCCCCGGCGTGATCCAGTACCCGCTGAAGACGCTCGGCCTGTGCGCCAGCATCACCGGCGCGCGCTTCACCACCACCACCGAGGTCTACCCGGACAGCCCGCGCGCGACCCCGCAGCAGTGCAACGACGCGCAGGTGGCCGCGGTGTGCGCGGCCATCGACTACGCGCTGGCGCATTGA
- a CDS encoding zinc-binding dehydrogenase, with amino-acid sequence MRVALHEQFGDPTEVLHGGEAPTPQPGPGEVRVRTVLAPIHNHDLWTVRGQYGYTPTLPAIGGSEGTGVIDALGEGVTGLQVGQRVSAASVHGTWAEYFIAPAKMVIPMPDSIDDNTAAQLIAMPLSALMLLEFLQVKQGQWIVQNAANGAVGKALAMLAKARGVHCLNLVRRDEGVAEMEALGIENTISTASEDWTKQVKTTVGDGVVAAAVDSVGGTASGELVKLLSENGTLVSFGSMTGEPMQIGSGDVIFKQATIKGFWGSKVSQAMAPEDKRRLVGELLTLAAKGGLSLPVDGVYGLDQVAEAATASLQPGRNGKVLLKP; translated from the coding sequence ATGCGCGTTGCACTGCATGAGCAGTTTGGTGACCCGACCGAGGTCCTGCACGGCGGCGAAGCGCCGACTCCACAGCCCGGTCCCGGTGAAGTGCGGGTGCGCACGGTGCTGGCGCCGATCCACAACCACGACCTGTGGACGGTGCGCGGCCAGTACGGCTACACGCCCACGCTGCCGGCCATCGGCGGCAGCGAAGGCACCGGCGTGATCGATGCGCTGGGCGAGGGCGTGACCGGGCTGCAGGTGGGCCAGCGGGTCAGCGCCGCCTCGGTGCATGGCACCTGGGCCGAGTACTTCATCGCCCCGGCGAAGATGGTGATCCCGATGCCAGACAGCATTGACGACAACACCGCCGCGCAGCTGATCGCGATGCCGTTGAGCGCGCTGATGCTGCTGGAGTTCCTGCAGGTGAAACAGGGCCAGTGGATCGTGCAGAACGCGGCCAATGGCGCGGTGGGCAAGGCGCTGGCGATGCTGGCCAAGGCGCGCGGCGTGCACTGCCTCAACCTGGTCAGGCGCGATGAGGGTGTTGCCGAGATGGAGGCGCTGGGGATCGAGAACACGATTTCCACGGCATCCGAAGACTGGACGAAGCAGGTCAAGACGACGGTGGGGGACGGCGTTGTGGCTGCGGCCGTCGACTCGGTCGGCGGTACGGCCAGCGGTGAGCTGGTGAAGCTGTTGAGCGAGAACGGCACGCTGGTGTCGTTCGGCTCCATGACCGGCGAACCGATGCAGATCGGTTCGGGCGATGTGATCTTCAAGCAGGCCACGATCAAGGGATTCTGGGGCAGCAAGGTCAGCCAGGCGATGGCGCCGGAAGACAAGCGGCGGCTGGTAGGTGAGTTGTTGACCCTGGCCGCCAAGGGCGGATTGAGCCTGCCGGTGGATGGGGTCTACGGCTTGGATCAGGTTGCGGAGGCGGCCACGGCGAGCCTGCAGCCAGGCCGCAACGGCAAGGTATTGTTGAAGCCGTAG
- a CDS encoding MFS transporter, with protein MVDTHENAAPGAWSPLKIKLFRAMWLAILGSNVGTWVNDVAAAWVMAERTGSPLMVALVQSATTVPVVLLALVAGTLADIVDRRRYLLFTQGWMLLVAASLATLTALQMLTPPLLVALTFAMGCGAAMAMPAQAAIVSELVPRPMLASAVALNSIGINIARSLGPAIGGLIVAQLGAGWAFGLNALSFAAMLWVLFTWKQDVQASSLPPEGFGAGLRAGLRYALRAGRLQAVLIKSAGFFFFASAVTALLPLVVRGEMKGGAGTYGLLLGCIGIGAVTGALLLPRLRARLDRDLLVLLATLACALSLLGLAWVRHMALLPVAMLVNGFAWITVLSSLQIAAQTAVPAWVRARALSLYIMVFSLGMAAGGLSWGSIAQRTSIPFALTVAAIGAVVAGLLVWRVRIAGSEELDLRPAGHWPAPELAVPVTHDRGPVLVTVEYHIDDADRAAFHRLLGELGRTRRRDGAVIWGVAEDVATPGVHMEYFVTSSWIEHLRQHERVTAEDRALQDRVRALHRNEHAPIVRHFVGGSGALEALHGDHEHHALG; from the coding sequence ATGGTAGACACACACGAAAATGCGGCGCCGGGCGCGTGGTCGCCGCTGAAGATCAAGCTGTTCCGGGCGATGTGGCTGGCGATCCTGGGCAGCAACGTCGGCACCTGGGTCAACGATGTCGCTGCCGCCTGGGTGATGGCCGAGCGCACCGGCTCGCCGCTGATGGTGGCGCTGGTGCAGTCGGCCACTACAGTACCGGTGGTGCTGCTGGCACTGGTGGCAGGCACCCTGGCCGACATCGTCGACCGCCGCCGCTACCTGCTGTTCACCCAGGGCTGGATGCTGCTGGTGGCGGCTTCGCTGGCGACGCTCACCGCGTTGCAGATGCTGACCCCGCCGCTGCTGGTGGCCCTCACTTTCGCGATGGGCTGCGGCGCGGCGATGGCGATGCCGGCCCAAGCCGCCATCGTCTCCGAGCTGGTGCCACGGCCGATGCTGGCCTCGGCGGTGGCGCTGAACTCCATCGGCATCAACATCGCCCGTTCGTTGGGCCCGGCCATCGGCGGCCTGATCGTGGCGCAATTGGGTGCGGGCTGGGCGTTCGGCCTGAACGCGCTGAGCTTTGCCGCCATGCTGTGGGTGCTGTTCACCTGGAAGCAGGACGTGCAGGCCTCCAGCCTGCCGCCGGAAGGCTTCGGTGCCGGTCTGCGTGCCGGTCTGCGCTATGCGCTGCGGGCCGGGCGCCTGCAGGCGGTGCTGATCAAGTCGGCCGGGTTCTTCTTCTTCGCCAGCGCGGTCACCGCGTTGCTGCCGCTGGTGGTGCGCGGCGAAATGAAGGGCGGGGCCGGCACCTACGGCCTTCTGCTGGGCTGCATCGGCATCGGCGCGGTGACCGGCGCGCTGTTGCTGCCGCGCCTGCGCGCGCGACTGGACCGCGACCTGCTGGTGCTGCTGGCCACGCTGGCCTGCGCGCTGAGCCTGCTGGGGTTGGCCTGGGTGCGGCACATGGCGTTGTTGCCGGTGGCGATGCTGGTGAATGGCTTCGCCTGGATCACGGTGCTGTCCTCGCTGCAGATCGCCGCGCAGACCGCAGTGCCGGCCTGGGTGCGGGCGCGCGCGCTGTCGCTGTACATCATGGTGTTCTCGCTGGGCATGGCCGCCGGTGGGCTGAGCTGGGGCAGCATCGCCCAGCGCACCTCGATCCCGTTCGCGCTGACCGTGGCTGCCATCGGCGCCGTGGTGGCGGGCCTGCTGGTGTGGCGGGTGCGCATTGCCGGCAGCGAAGAGCTCGACCTGCGTCCTGCCGGGCATTGGCCCGCGCCCGAGCTGGCGGTGCCGGTCACGCATGATCGAGGCCCGGTGCTGGTCACCGTGGAATACCACATCGACGACGCCGACCGCGCCGCATTCCACCGGCTGCTGGGCGAGCTCGGCCGCACCCGCCGCCGCGACGGCGCAGTGATCTGGGGTGTGGCCGAAGATGTAGCTACGCCCGGGGTGCACATGGAGTATTTCGTGACCAGCTCGTGGATCGAGCACCTGCGCCAGCACGAGCGGGTGACCGCCGAAGACCGCGCGCTGCAGGACCGGGTGCGCGCGCTGCACCGCAACGAGCACGCGCCGATCGTGCGGCACTTCGTCGGCGGCAGCGGCGCGCTGGAGGCCCTGCACGGCGATCATGAGCACCACGCATTGGGTTGA
- a CDS encoding alginate export family protein, with product MFVLRVLTLALVTAAPSLASACADDASGRCIALDGGGEVQLNTSLRLRGMYYDPTRFGIGGREDGYGLLRALASATARRGGWEGFAQLGVHAEQGRNGGPGGTDQAALDLQQGYVRWHGEHLSWQLGRQEAAYGSSRLLSVRDGPNIRLAFDGVRGRWQQGGFKLDLMALRPVDNRMGAFDDRSDRGQHLAGGYATWQRGEAGNGTDLYLLDYGRDGARFASAVGNERRRSLGTRWFALQPRWDTNVELVAQQGTLSRSQGNLDIRAWTLATDSGLRWPTHRWEPRLGIKLDIASGDRNAQDGRLGTFNAMYPKSAYFSEASLLAPANLMDVQPTLTLTPRPGLSTEFGWQLAWKHQRSDAVYTTPAPLAAVPGTAGTPRRIGQQYKWETSWEATPQWTWKGQLAWFDAGPGLRAAGGRDTFFASVVGAWQW from the coding sequence ATGTTCGTGCTTCGCGTTCTGACCCTGGCGCTGGTGACGGCCGCGCCGTCGTTGGCGAGTGCGTGCGCGGATGACGCGAGTGGGCGCTGCATCGCGCTGGACGGCGGCGGCGAGGTGCAGCTGAATACCTCGCTGCGCCTGCGCGGCATGTACTACGACCCGACCCGGTTCGGTATTGGTGGGCGCGAGGATGGCTACGGCCTGCTGCGCGCGCTGGCATCGGCGACAGCAAGGCGCGGTGGCTGGGAAGGGTTCGCGCAGCTGGGCGTGCACGCCGAGCAGGGCCGCAATGGCGGCCCCGGCGGCACCGACCAGGCTGCGCTCGACCTGCAGCAGGGCTATGTGCGCTGGCACGGTGAACACCTCAGCTGGCAGCTCGGTCGGCAGGAAGCGGCCTACGGCAGCTCACGGCTGCTGTCGGTGCGCGACGGGCCCAACATCCGGCTGGCCTTCGACGGCGTGCGCGGGCGCTGGCAGCAGGGCGGCTTCAAGCTCGACCTGATGGCCCTGCGCCCGGTCGACAACCGCATGGGCGCGTTTGACGACCGCAGCGACCGTGGCCAGCACCTGGCCGGGGGCTATGCCACCTGGCAGCGCGGCGAAGCGGGCAACGGCACCGATCTATACCTGCTCGACTATGGCCGCGACGGCGCACGCTTTGCCAGCGCCGTGGGCAACGAGCGGCGGCGTTCGTTGGGCACCCGCTGGTTTGCGCTGCAGCCGCGCTGGGACACCAACGTGGAACTGGTCGCGCAGCAGGGCACGCTGTCGCGCAGCCAGGGCAACCTCGACATCCGTGCCTGGACCCTGGCCACGGACAGTGGACTGCGCTGGCCAACGCACCGCTGGGAACCGCGGCTGGGCATCAAGCTGGATATCGCCAGTGGCGACCGCAACGCACAGGACGGACGGCTGGGCACGTTCAATGCGATGTACCCGAAGTCGGCGTATTTCAGTGAGGCCAGCCTGCTGGCACCGGCCAACCTGATGGATGTGCAGCCCACGCTGACACTGACGCCGCGTCCCGGCCTGAGCACCGAGTTCGGCTGGCAGCTGGCCTGGAAGCACCAGCGCAGCGACGCGGTCTACACCACTCCGGCGCCGCTGGCGGCGGTCCCCGGCACGGCCGGCACGCCGCGCCGGATCGGCCAGCAATACAAGTGGGAAACCAGCTGGGAGGCGACCCCGCAGTGGACCTGGAAGGGTCAGCTGGCGTGGTTCGACGCCGGTCCTGGCCTGCGTGCGGCCGGTGGCCGCGACACCTTCTTTGCATCGGTAGTGGGAGCATGGCAATGGTAG
- a CDS encoding DoxX family protein: MAGSTTGLDLGLLVLRLAAGGFLLPHALGKLFGWFGGPGLSGFAEELRGFGLPAPAPAPLLLAVVQVLCGLAVLLGWQTCAAASVAALFLATTAVLALPKGWFWMHGGIEYPLFWTMALLAIALAGPGALALQSL; encoded by the coding sequence ATGGCCGGCAGCACCACCGGCCTGGACCTGGGGCTGCTGGTGCTGCGGCTGGCGGCGGGTGGCTTCCTGCTGCCGCACGCGCTCGGCAAGTTGTTCGGTTGGTTCGGTGGCCCCGGCCTGAGTGGGTTCGCCGAAGAGCTGCGCGGCTTCGGCCTGCCTGCACCCGCACCCGCACCGCTGCTGCTGGCCGTGGTGCAGGTGCTGTGCGGGCTGGCGGTGCTGCTGGGCTGGCAGACCTGCGCGGCGGCCAGCGTCGCCGCGCTGTTCCTCGCCACCACCGCCGTGCTGGCCCTGCCCAAGGGCTGGTTCTGGATGCACGGCGGCATCGAGTACCCCTTGTTCTGGACGATGGCCCTCCTTGCCATCGCACTGGCCGGACCCGGCGCACTCGCGCTGCAGTCCCTGTGA
- a CDS encoding hydrolase, producing the protein MTTATAVPGSSLLSPTNHALVLIAFQSQMAFATRNIDIAALRNNVAMLAKGAAGFKVPVVLTTVAEKSFSGPMFPELPAIFPGQKVLDRTTMNSWEDQPVVDEINRIGQKRVVLAGLWTSVCIVGPALSAIEQGFEVYVITDACGDVSDEAHERAVTRMVQAGAVPITALQYVLELQRDWGRGETYDLTTGIAREHAGGYGLGIQYAKAMFGAQEGGH; encoded by the coding sequence ATGACCACCGCCACCGCCGTACCGGGCAGCTCGCTGCTGTCGCCGACCAACCACGCCCTCGTACTGATCGCCTTCCAGTCGCAGATGGCGTTCGCCACGCGCAACATCGACATCGCCGCGCTGCGCAACAACGTGGCGATGCTGGCCAAGGGCGCGGCCGGCTTCAAGGTGCCGGTGGTGCTGACCACGGTGGCCGAAAAGTCGTTCTCCGGCCCGATGTTCCCGGAGCTGCCGGCGATCTTCCCGGGCCAGAAGGTGCTGGACCGCACCACCATGAACAGCTGGGAAGACCAGCCGGTGGTGGATGAGATCAACCGCATCGGCCAGAAGCGGGTGGTGCTGGCCGGTCTCTGGACGAGTGTGTGCATCGTCGGCCCGGCGTTGTCGGCGATCGAGCAGGGCTTCGAGGTCTACGTGATCACCGACGCCTGCGGCGATGTCAGCGACGAGGCGCACGAGCGCGCGGTGACCCGCATGGTCCAGGCCGGCGCGGTGCCGATCACCGCCCTGCAGTACGTGCTGGAACTGCAGCGCGACTGGGGCCGCGGCGAAACCTACGACCTGACCACCGGCATCGCCCGCGAACATGCCGGCGGTTACGGCCTCGGCATCCAGTACGCCAAGGCGATGTTCGGCGCGCAGGAAGGCGGCCACTGA